The Streptomyces sp. NBC_01775 genome includes a region encoding these proteins:
- a CDS encoding MerR family transcriptional regulator has translation MRIGDAAAAVGVTPRALRYYEQRGLLTPQRAPSGHREYGSGELSRLRVVRGLLAAGLTIEDVADILRGFPAAGPGPGCGVVLEVVQRRLDDLDGRIRRLTELRARLAGQYENRFGTIFPPGGRNPDGG, from the coding sequence ATGCGTATCGGGGACGCCGCCGCGGCGGTGGGGGTCACCCCGCGCGCCCTGCGCTACTACGAGCAGCGCGGGCTGCTCACTCCACAGCGGGCGCCCTCGGGCCACCGCGAGTACGGCTCCGGGGAGCTGAGCCGGCTGCGCGTGGTGCGGGGGCTGCTGGCGGCCGGCTTGACCATCGAGGACGTGGCGGACATCCTCCGGGGCTTCCCGGCCGCCGGGCCCGGACCCGGCTGCGGGGTGGTCCTGGAGGTCGTCCAGCGCCGGCTTGACGACCTCGACGGCCGCATCCGGCGGCTGACGGAGCTGCGGGCCCGGCTGGCCGGACAGTACGAGAACCGCTTCGGGACGATCTTTCCGCCCGGCGGCCGGAATCCGGACGGGGGCTGA
- a CDS encoding ABC-F family ATP-binding cassette domain-containing protein: MITATGLELRIGARVLIESATFRVAKGDRIGLVGRNGAGKTTLTKCLAGEGTPTAGSIARSGEVGYLPQDPRTGDLDILARDRILSARDLDVVIRKMQENEQRIANGQGATREKALKKYERLETEFLTKGGYAAEAEAATIAASLGLPDRVLGQPLHTLSGGQRRRVELARILFSDADTLLLDEPTNHLDADSIVWLRDFLKTYRGGLIVISHDADLVETVVNKVFYLDANRSHIDIYNMGWKQYLTQREDDEKRRRRERANAEKKASALNSQADKMRAKATKAVAAKNMARRAEKLLSGLEGERRSDKVAKLRFPDPAPCGRTPLMAEDLSKSYGSLEIFTGVDLAIDKGSRVVILGLNGAGKTTLLRLLAGVEESDTGKVVPGHGLKLGYYAQEHETLDPERTVLENMRSSAPDMDLVAIRKTLGSFLFSGDDVDKPAGVLSGGEKTRLALATLVVSSANVLLLDEPTNNLDLASREEILGALHTFTGAIVLVTHDEGAVEALEPERIILLPDGVEDLWGQGYADLVALA; the protein is encoded by the coding sequence GTGATCACCGCCACCGGCCTTGAGCTGCGCATCGGAGCCCGCGTCCTCATCGAGTCCGCAACCTTCCGGGTTGCCAAGGGCGACCGCATCGGGCTCGTGGGCCGCAACGGCGCGGGCAAGACGACCCTCACCAAGTGCCTCGCCGGGGAGGGCACCCCCACGGCGGGCAGCATCGCCCGGTCCGGCGAGGTCGGCTATCTCCCGCAGGACCCGCGCACCGGAGACCTCGACATCCTCGCCCGCGACCGCATCCTGTCCGCGCGTGACCTCGATGTGGTGATCCGCAAGATGCAGGAGAACGAGCAGCGGATCGCCAACGGCCAGGGCGCCACGCGCGAGAAGGCGCTGAAGAAGTACGAGCGCCTGGAGACCGAGTTCCTCACCAAGGGCGGCTACGCCGCCGAGGCGGAGGCCGCGACCATCGCCGCCAGCCTCGGCCTGCCCGACCGCGTGCTCGGCCAGCCGCTGCACACCCTCTCCGGCGGTCAGCGCCGCCGCGTGGAGCTGGCCCGCATCCTCTTCTCCGACGCAGACACGCTCCTGCTGGACGAGCCGACCAACCACCTCGATGCCGACTCGATCGTCTGGCTGCGGGACTTCCTCAAGACCTACCGCGGCGGCCTGATCGTGATCTCCCACGATGCCGACCTCGTGGAGACGGTGGTCAACAAGGTCTTCTACCTGGACGCCAACCGCTCGCACATCGACATCTACAACATGGGCTGGAAGCAGTACCTCACCCAGCGCGAGGACGACGAGAAGCGCCGCAGGCGCGAGCGGGCCAACGCCGAGAAGAAGGCCTCCGCGCTCAACTCCCAGGCCGACAAGATGCGCGCCAAGGCCACCAAGGCCGTCGCGGCCAAGAACATGGCCCGCAGGGCGGAGAAGCTGCTGTCCGGGCTGGAGGGCGAGCGCAGGTCCGACAAGGTCGCCAAGCTGCGCTTCCCCGACCCCGCGCCCTGCGGCAGGACGCCCCTGATGGCGGAGGACCTGTCGAAGTCCTACGGCTCGCTGGAGATCTTCACCGGCGTCGACCTGGCCATCGACAAGGGCTCCCGCGTGGTCATCCTCGGCCTCAACGGCGCGGGCAAGACGACGCTGCTGCGGCTGCTGGCCGGTGTCGAGGAGTCGGACACGGGCAAGGTCGTACCCGGCCACGGGCTGAAGCTGGGCTACTACGCGCAGGAGCACGAGACGCTGGATCCGGAGCGCACCGTCCTGGAGAACATGCGCTCCTCCGCGCCCGACATGGACCTGGTCGCCATCCGCAAGACACTCGGCTCCTTCCTGTTCTCGGGTGACGACGTGGACAAGCCGGCCGGCGTGCTCTCCGGCGGCGAGAAGACCCGTTTGGCCCTGGCCACGCTGGTCGTCTCCTCGGCGAACGTCCTGTTGCTGGACGAGCCCACCAACAACCTCGACCTGGCCAGCCGCGAGGAGATCCTCGGCGCGCTGCACACCTTCACGGGCGCCATCGTCCTGGTCACCCACGACGAGGGCGCGGTCGAGGCACTGGAGCCCGAGCGCATCATCCTGCTCCCCGACGGTGTCGAGGACCTGTGGGGTCAGGGCTACGCCGACCTCGTCGCTCTTGCTTGA
- a CDS encoding helix-turn-helix domain-containing protein, with product MAETLKKGSRVTGSAREKLAADLKKKYDSGASIRALAEETGRSYGFVHRMLSESGVTLRGRGGATRGKKAASS from the coding sequence GTGGCCGAGACTCTGAAGAAGGGCAGCCGGGTGACCGGCTCCGCGCGCGAAAAGCTCGCGGCAGATCTCAAGAAAAAGTACGACTCCGGAGCGAGTATCAGGGCGCTGGCTGAAGAGACGGGCCGCTCCTACGGGTTCGTCCACCGGATGCTCAGTGAGTCCGGCGTGACCCTGCGTGGTCGCGGCGGAGCGACACGGGGCAAGAAGGCGGCCTCCTCCTGA
- a CDS encoding enoyl-CoA hydratase/isomerase family protein, which produces MTLLDKDGVHVSADGEVATVTLANPAKRNAQSPAMWRALAEAGRVLPGGIRVVVLRGQGKSFSAGLDRQAFEPEGFEGEQSFLDLARGSDEELDAAIAEYQQAFTWWRRPDLISVAAVQGHAIGAGFQLALACDLRVCAEDAQFAMRETSLGLVPDLTGTHPLVGLVGYARALEICATGRFVHAEEADRLGLANLVVAPHELEGAVTDLTAALLASPRDAVVETKALLAGATARTYDEQRAAERAAQARRLRDLAGLGD; this is translated from the coding sequence ATGACCCTGCTCGACAAGGACGGCGTCCACGTCTCCGCCGACGGCGAGGTGGCCACGGTCACGCTCGCCAACCCGGCCAAGCGCAACGCGCAGTCGCCCGCGATGTGGCGGGCACTGGCCGAGGCGGGACGGGTGCTGCCCGGCGGGATACGGGTCGTTGTACTGCGCGGCCAGGGCAAGTCGTTCTCCGCAGGGCTGGACCGCCAGGCGTTCGAGCCCGAGGGCTTCGAGGGCGAGCAGTCCTTTCTGGACCTCGCGCGCGGCTCCGACGAGGAGCTCGATGCGGCCATCGCCGAATATCAGCAGGCTTTCACCTGGTGGCGGCGGCCCGACCTCATCAGCGTCGCGGCCGTACAGGGTCACGCCATCGGCGCCGGATTCCAGCTCGCGCTCGCCTGTGACCTGCGGGTGTGTGCCGAGGACGCGCAGTTCGCCATGCGGGAGACCAGCCTCGGGCTCGTCCCCGACCTGACCGGCACCCACCCCCTGGTGGGCCTGGTCGGCTACGCGCGTGCGCTGGAGATCTGCGCCACCGGCCGTTTCGTACACGCCGAGGAGGCCGATCGGCTCGGCCTGGCCAACCTCGTCGTCGCCCCCCACGAGCTGGAAGGTGCCGTCACCGATCTGACAGCGGCGCTCCTCGCGTCGCCGCGCGACGCCGTCGTGGAGACCAAGGCGCTGCTGGCGGGCGCCACGGCACGTACCTACGACGAGCAGCGCGCCGCCGAGCGCGCCGCGCAGGCGCGGCGGCTGCGCGACCTGGCTGGACTCGGCGACTAG
- a CDS encoding Asp23/Gls24 family envelope stress response protein, producing MSETSTSNRSVSTKQGPDTAAKPEPQRRGGGPPASRGRTTIADGVVEKIAGLAARDVVGVHAMGGGMARTFGAVRDRVPGGSRSVARGVKAEVGEVQTALDLEIVIDYGVSIAEVARSVRENVISAVERMTGLEVVEVNIAVSDVKLPDEEDDEEEDQGRPQLQ from the coding sequence ATGTCCGAGACCAGCACGTCCAACCGCTCCGTCAGCACCAAGCAGGGCCCGGACACGGCCGCCAAACCCGAGCCCCAGCGCCGTGGGGGAGGGCCGCCCGCCTCCCGTGGCCGCACCACGATCGCCGACGGCGTCGTCGAGAAGATCGCCGGTCTCGCGGCGCGTGACGTGGTCGGCGTGCACGCGATGGGTGGCGGCATGGCACGCACCTTCGGCGCCGTGCGCGATCGCGTTCCCGGCGGGAGCAGGTCCGTCGCCCGCGGGGTCAAGGCCGAGGTCGGCGAGGTGCAGACGGCACTGGACCTGGAGATCGTCATCGACTACGGCGTCTCCATCGCCGAGGTGGCCCGCAGCGTGCGGGAGAACGTGATCTCCGCGGTCGAGCGGATGACGGGCCTCGAAGTGGTCGAGGTCAATATCGCGGTGAGCGACGTCAAGCTGCCCGACGAGGAGGACGATGAAGAAGAGGACCAGGGCAGGCCGCAGTTGCAGTAG
- a CDS encoding Asp23/Gls24 family envelope stress response protein, with translation MTGEDVPAGERGSTRIADRVVAKIAAQAAREALRGDSPEGPGRQDGRGGAEEAGGPDGAGGAGARGGALPDGTRPAPRATVTVREQSARVRVALELGYPSDIGAQCGAVRRRVAFRVRELAGMEVPDVALDVERLHSVHLKGKVPGRVT, from the coding sequence GTGACCGGAGAGGACGTTCCGGCGGGCGAGCGCGGATCGACCAGGATCGCCGACCGCGTGGTCGCCAAGATCGCGGCCCAGGCCGCGCGCGAGGCCCTGCGCGGCGACAGCCCGGAGGGGCCTGGCAGGCAGGACGGGCGTGGCGGAGCGGAGGAGGCCGGCGGGCCGGACGGGGCGGGGGGTGCGGGCGCGCGCGGCGGCGCGCTGCCGGACGGCACCCGCCCCGCGCCCCGGGCGACGGTCACGGTGCGCGAGCAGTCGGCTCGGGTGCGGGTCGCGCTGGAGCTGGGCTATCCCTCGGACATCGGCGCGCAGTGCGGCGCCGTACGCCGCCGCGTCGCCTTCCGGGTACGCGAACTGGCCGGCATGGAGGTGCCCGACGTCGCCCTCGACGTCGAGCGGCTGCACTCGGTGCACCTCAAGGGCAAGGTCCCGGGGAGGGTGACGTGA
- a CDS encoding DUF6286 domain-containing protein codes for MSEPHEAPAGAGAGSWAGAAAGSGPGATLEKAPTAGSGLEHTESSAAYVPGPGEGDQGKAGRFWSVRRVPAALVALLLLAGIAVLLYDVVSVRTGRPGMAWRRTLADELASTRVDDTAVLAGAAVAAALGLWLLVLALTPGQRSLLTMRPDVPQVRAGLERSAAALVLRDRAMEVSGVQSVRIKVKRHKVKAHAQAHFRDLDEVRSDLDAALEEGIEQLGLARRPGLSVHVRRPAKR; via the coding sequence GTGAGTGAACCACACGAGGCTCCAGCCGGAGCGGGAGCTGGGTCCTGGGCCGGGGCCGCGGCTGGATCCGGTCCCGGAGCGACTCTGGAGAAGGCACCGACGGCGGGGTCAGGGCTGGAGCACACGGAATCCTCCGCCGCCTATGTGCCGGGGCCCGGCGAGGGGGACCAGGGCAAGGCGGGCAGATTCTGGTCGGTGCGCCGCGTGCCCGCGGCCCTGGTCGCGCTGCTGCTGCTCGCGGGCATCGCCGTACTGCTGTACGACGTGGTCTCCGTGCGGACCGGCCGGCCCGGCATGGCCTGGCGCCGCACCCTCGCGGACGAGCTGGCGAGTACCCGTGTGGACGACACCGCCGTGCTCGCCGGTGCGGCCGTGGCCGCCGCGCTCGGGCTGTGGCTGCTCGTGCTGGCCCTCACCCCGGGGCAGCGCTCGCTGCTGACGATGCGGCCCGATGTGCCACAGGTGCGCGCGGGGCTGGAGCGCTCGGCCGCCGCGCTGGTGCTGCGGGACCGGGCCATGGAGGTCTCGGGCGTGCAGTCCGTACGCATCAAGGTCAAGCGGCACAAGGTCAAGGCGCACGCGCAGGCCCACTTCCGCGACCTGGACGAGGTGCGCTCCGACCTCGACGCCGCGCTCGAAGAAGGCATCGAACAGCTCGGCCTGGCCCGGCGGCCGGGCCTTTCCGTCCATGTGAGACGACCGGCGAAACGGTGA
- the amaP gene encoding alkaline shock response membrane anchor protein AmaP, whose amino-acid sequence MLRIVNRVLTALTGLVLLALGLAVLCGGLDLPHRWGFSMPSGWPWTHGGDVLLSDHNLTKWRGEGWWWPVVIAALAVLLVLTLWWLLAQLRRHRLREVLVDSYDGGGALLRGRAMEDVIAAEAEALPGVDRARVTLTGRRTQPRARIGLVLAAHARPGPEAHRLRAEAIEHAAVSAGLDALPAEVKMRAARHRAERVN is encoded by the coding sequence ATGCTGCGGATCGTGAACCGGGTACTGACCGCGCTGACCGGGCTGGTATTGCTCGCGCTGGGTCTGGCCGTGCTGTGCGGAGGGCTGGACCTGCCGCACCGCTGGGGCTTCTCGATGCCGTCCGGGTGGCCGTGGACCCACGGCGGCGATGTGCTGCTGAGCGATCACAACCTCACCAAGTGGCGGGGCGAGGGCTGGTGGTGGCCGGTCGTCATCGCCGCCTTGGCGGTGCTGTTGGTGCTGACGCTGTGGTGGCTGCTGGCGCAGCTGCGGCGGCACAGGCTTCGCGAGGTGCTGGTCGACAGCTACGACGGCGGGGGAGCGCTGCTGCGGGGCCGCGCCATGGAGGACGTGATCGCGGCGGAGGCCGAGGCGCTGCCCGGGGTGGACCGGGCCAGGGTCACTCTGACCGGCCGGCGGACCCAGCCACGGGCCCGTATCGGCCTGGTGCTGGCGGCGCACGCGCGGCCGGGCCCCGAGGCACACCGGCTGCGCGCGGAGGCGATCGAGCACGCCGCGGTCTCGGCCGGGCTCGACGCGCTGCCGGCCGAGGTCAAAATGCGCGCCGCGCGGCACCGCGCCGAGCGGGTCAATTGA
- a CDS encoding SDR family oxidoreductase, whose translation MDLGLTDRVFVITGATRGLGFATASQLLSEGAKVVISGRTEKGAEEAAAQLGVEASGGEGRAIGVAADNADPQTPARLIEAARSRFGRFDGLLISVGGPTAGVPADQLTDEQWQTAFDSVFLGAVRLARAAAAELEDGGVIGFVLSGSVHEPIPGLTLSNGLRPGLAGFAKTLASELGPRGIRVLGLMPGRIATERLEYLDSLSGDGEAARERNSAGIPLRRYGTPQEFGRTAAFVLSPAASYLTGVMLPVDGGAQHGF comes from the coding sequence ATGGATCTTGGACTGACAGACCGCGTCTTCGTCATCACCGGCGCCACCCGTGGCCTCGGTTTCGCCACCGCGTCCCAACTGCTCTCCGAGGGCGCGAAGGTGGTCATTTCGGGCCGTACCGAGAAGGGCGCCGAGGAGGCCGCCGCTCAGCTCGGCGTCGAGGCGTCGGGCGGCGAGGGCCGCGCGATCGGCGTCGCGGCCGACAACGCCGATCCGCAGACCCCGGCCCGGCTCATCGAGGCGGCCCGCAGCCGGTTCGGCCGCTTCGACGGCCTTCTGATCAGCGTCGGCGGGCCGACCGCCGGCGTCCCCGCCGACCAGCTGACCGACGAGCAGTGGCAGACGGCCTTCGACAGCGTCTTCCTCGGCGCCGTACGGCTGGCCCGCGCCGCGGCGGCCGAGCTGGAGGACGGCGGCGTGATCGGCTTCGTGCTCTCCGGCTCCGTGCACGAGCCGATCCCCGGCCTGACCCTCTCCAACGGACTGCGACCGGGCCTGGCCGGGTTCGCCAAGACGCTGGCGAGCGAGCTGGGCCCGCGCGGTATCCGGGTGCTGGGCCTGATGCCCGGCCGGATCGCCACGGAGCGGCTGGAATACCTCGACTCGCTCTCGGGCGACGGCGAGGCCGCGCGCGAGCGCAACTCCGCCGGCATCCCGCTGCGCCGCTACGGCACGCCCCAGGAGTTCGGCCGGACGGCCGCCTTCGTACTCTCGCCCGCCGCCTCGTACCTCACCGGTGTGATGCTCCCGGTGGACGGCGGTGCGCAGCACGGCTTCTGA
- a CDS encoding SURF1 family cytochrome oxidase biogenesis protein has product MYRFLLSRQWVILTLLGLVLIPSMIKLGFWQLHRHESRVARNEEVAASLSAATVPVGTLTDTRDGPADDDKFRTVTARGTYDEKHEVVVRHRTGADGDTIGYFVVTPLIRKDGPPLLVNRGWIKADRDLTAFPSVPPAPKGEVAVKGRLMPDETTGASGIKDTKGLPDRQVMLINSKQQAKALGRPLLGGFVQLTATAPKPQGHQPELLPEPDHSGIGPHMAYAVQWWLFTGAVPVGWVILVRREAQERRRAAAGGPGEAPGGSTAQSAEPAEPTEPSAPAEVDKHDKHAEPADPTERRGAAEPGPPAEAGEPTGPGEKREATRGESFAKEPEPVTE; this is encoded by the coding sequence GTGTACCGCTTCCTGTTGTCCCGGCAGTGGGTGATCCTCACCCTGCTCGGCCTTGTACTCATCCCCTCGATGATCAAGCTGGGCTTCTGGCAGCTCCACCGCCACGAGAGCCGGGTCGCGCGCAACGAGGAGGTCGCCGCGAGCCTGTCGGCAGCCACCGTTCCGGTCGGCACGCTCACCGACACCCGGGACGGGCCCGCCGACGACGACAAGTTCCGTACGGTCACCGCGCGCGGCACCTACGACGAGAAGCACGAGGTCGTCGTCCGGCACCGCACGGGCGCCGACGGCGACACGATCGGCTACTTCGTCGTCACCCCGCTCATCCGGAAGGACGGCCCGCCCCTCCTCGTCAACCGGGGCTGGATCAAGGCGGACCGCGATCTGACCGCCTTCCCCAGCGTCCCCCCGGCGCCCAAGGGTGAAGTCGCCGTCAAGGGCAGGCTCATGCCGGATGAGACGACCGGGGCCAGCGGCATCAAGGACACCAAGGGTCTGCCGGACCGCCAGGTGATGCTCATCAACAGCAAGCAGCAGGCCAAGGCGCTCGGCCGCCCCCTGCTCGGCGGCTTCGTCCAGCTCACCGCGACCGCCCCCAAGCCGCAGGGCCACCAGCCCGAGCTGCTCCCCGAACCCGACCACAGCGGCATCGGCCCGCACATGGCCTATGCCGTCCAGTGGTGGCTGTTCACCGGTGCGGTCCCGGTCGGCTGGGTCATCCTGGTCCGCCGCGAGGCACAAGAGCGCCGCAGGGCGGCTGCCGGGGGACCCGGCGAGGCGCCCGGGGGCAGTACCGCGCAGAGCGCGGAGCCCGCCGAGCCGACGGAGCCCAGCGCACCCGCCGAGGTGGACAAGCACGACAAGCACGCCGAGCCCGCCGATCCCACCGAAAGGCGCGGAGCCGCCGAGCCCGGCCCGCCGGCCGAAGCCGGCGAACCCACCGGGCCCGGCGAAAAGCGCGAAGCCACCCGTGGGGAGAGCTTCGCGAAGGAGCCGGAGCCGGTCACCGAATAG
- a CDS encoding DEDDh family exonuclease: MLEDQTARPDGMSERIPAQPGADAHPPLTWPAGYPNGYAVVDVETTGLARDDRIVSAAVYRLDARGEVEDQWYTPVNPQRDPGPTWIHGLTAEALADAPLFGEIAEEFAARLADRVLVAHNALFDWSMIAREYARSSREAPVRQRLCTIALSKELALPLPNYKLESLAAHYGVVQQRAHHALDDARVLAEAFRPSLHLAARQEVRLPLLTCQPLSEWSDAVVPRSPSGGAGAGFRSSSGGYGTWRPSRKRPACPYPNPGRYAPEGPLVQGMRVAISGDTTVDRELLEDRAIAAGLHIASSVSRLTSLLVTNQPDSPTSKAAKARAFGTPVIDEAAFSQLLQDVAPAPEG; this comes from the coding sequence ATGCTCGAAGACCAGACGGCACGCCCCGACGGGATGTCGGAGCGCATCCCCGCTCAGCCCGGCGCCGACGCCCACCCGCCCCTGACATGGCCGGCGGGCTATCCGAACGGCTACGCGGTGGTGGACGTCGAGACCACGGGGCTCGCTCGCGACGACCGCATAGTGTCCGCTGCCGTCTACCGGCTGGACGCCAGAGGCGAGGTCGAGGACCAGTGGTACACCCCGGTCAACCCCCAGCGAGATCCGGGCCCCACCTGGATCCACGGGCTGACGGCCGAAGCCCTCGCCGACGCGCCGCTCTTCGGCGAGATCGCCGAGGAGTTCGCCGCGCGGCTGGCGGACCGCGTCCTGGTCGCGCACAACGCCCTGTTCGACTGGTCGATGATCGCCAGGGAGTACGCCAGGAGCAGCCGGGAGGCGCCGGTCCGCCAGCGCCTGTGCACCATCGCCCTGTCCAAGGAGCTTGCCCTCCCGCTGCCCAACTACAAGCTGGAGTCCCTCGCGGCGCACTACGGAGTCGTCCAGCAGCGCGCGCACCACGCGCTGGATGACGCCCGCGTGCTGGCCGAGGCGTTCCGCCCCAGCCTCCATCTGGCGGCGCGGCAGGAGGTGCGGCTGCCGCTGCTGACCTGCCAGCCGCTGAGCGAGTGGTCGGACGCCGTGGTGCCGCGCAGCCCGAGCGGCGGCGCGGGCGCGGGGTTCCGCTCCTCCAGCGGCGGCTACGGCACCTGGCGTCCCTCGCGCAAGCGCCCCGCCTGCCCCTACCCGAACCCGGGGCGGTACGCGCCGGAGGGGCCGCTGGTGCAGGGAATGCGCGTGGCGATCTCCGGGGACACCACCGTGGACCGCGAGCTGCTGGAGGACCGGGCGATCGCGGCGGGGCTGCACATCGCCTCCAGCGTCTCCCGCCTCACCAGTCTCCTGGTCACCAACCAGCCGGACTCCCCCACGTCCAAGGCCGCCAAGGCCCGTGCGTTCGGCACCCCGGTCATCGACGAGGCCGCGTTCAGCCAGCTCCTCCAGGACGTGGCCCCCGCACCGGAGGGCTGA
- a CDS encoding TetR/AcrR family transcriptional regulator, with product MPSPQSRAAPPPRPRLTREAVLDAASGLVSQHGPQALTMRKLAAELGTAVTSIYWHVGNRESLLEALVECTVRELGEIRPRGSTPQARVVSIARTLRRELRARPHLIAMVHERGLTERMFLSAQRALAQEAHAAGLRGARAAEAVRSVQFTVIGHVLVERNRERAPTQRPGEPELWEPAEAKAADDPALARALARPPDPEKVFMASVRALVEGLLGPPDPPLPQSL from the coding sequence ATGCCGAGCCCGCAGTCACGCGCCGCCCCGCCGCCGCGCCCCCGGCTGACGCGCGAGGCGGTTCTCGACGCGGCCTCCGGACTGGTCAGCCAGCACGGTCCGCAGGCCCTCACGATGCGCAAGCTGGCGGCCGAGCTGGGTACGGCCGTCACCTCGATCTACTGGCACGTCGGCAACCGCGAGTCGCTGCTGGAGGCCCTTGTCGAGTGCACCGTGCGGGAGTTGGGCGAGATCCGGCCACGCGGCAGCACCCCACAGGCGCGCGTCGTCTCCATCGCCCGCACGCTGCGCCGGGAGCTGCGCGCCCGCCCGCACCTGATCGCGATGGTGCACGAACGGGGCCTGACGGAGCGGATGTTCCTCTCGGCGCAGCGGGCGCTCGCGCAGGAAGCGCACGCCGCCGGGCTGCGCGGCGCGCGGGCGGCCGAGGCAGTGCGCTCCGTACAGTTCACGGTGATCGGTCATGTCCTGGTGGAGCGCAACCGCGAACGCGCGCCCACCCAGCGCCCCGGCGAGCCCGAGCTGTGGGAGCCGGCGGAGGCGAAGGCGGCGGACGACCCGGCGCTCGCCCGCGCCCTCGCCCGGCCGCCGGACCCCGAGAAGGTGTTCATGGCCTCGGTGCGAGCGCTCGTCGAGGGGCTGCTCGGGCCGCCCGATCCACCTCTTCCGCAGAGCCTTTGA
- a CDS encoding acetoacetate decarboxylase family protein, with translation MARVRYGPRDEEETRRAREAGAKLPDIWSTGVLAVWETDPDVVAAVLPPPLKPAERPLVRASISQVDLPGYPLGAGSVAVAARHAGAAGWYPLVMPMTHERALIGGREVFGEPKKLGEVTLERGPEGSVRARLARHGIAFVEVTGTVGAALPLPEPAEKLDFYFKFLPGVDGRGFDGDPVLVHCLRNEKVRRLESVTGRVVLRESPYDPVADLPVRRLVEITLGEKTSDQRGRVAERVSAQALLPYVHQRYDDAAQVLDGPPPDEPSPVEPPADGPSLDGPSEGSL, from the coding sequence ATGGCACGCGTACGGTACGGTCCGCGCGACGAGGAGGAGACCCGGCGGGCCAGGGAAGCGGGCGCGAAGCTCCCCGACATCTGGTCCACCGGAGTGCTGGCCGTCTGGGAGACCGACCCCGACGTGGTGGCGGCCGTGTTGCCGCCGCCCCTCAAGCCCGCCGAACGGCCCCTGGTGCGGGCCTCCATCAGCCAGGTGGACCTGCCCGGATACCCGCTGGGTGCCGGCTCGGTAGCCGTCGCGGCCCGGCACGCGGGCGCCGCCGGCTGGTATCCGCTGGTGATGCCGATGACCCATGAGCGGGCCCTCATCGGCGGGCGCGAGGTCTTCGGCGAGCCCAAGAAGCTGGGCGAGGTCACGCTGGAGCGCGGCCCCGAAGGCTCGGTCCGGGCGCGGCTGGCACGGCACGGGATCGCCTTCGTCGAGGTCACCGGCACGGTCGGCGCCGCGCTGCCGCTGCCGGAGCCCGCCGAGAAGCTCGACTTCTACTTCAAATTCCTGCCCGGGGTGGACGGCCGGGGCTTCGACGGCGACCCCGTCCTCGTGCACTGTCTGCGCAACGAGAAGGTGCGCCGGCTGGAGTCCGTCACCGGACGGGTCGTCCTGCGCGAATCGCCCTACGACCCGGTGGCCGACCTGCCCGTACGGCGCCTGGTGGAGATCACGCTCGGGGAGAAGACCAGCGACCAGCGCGGCCGGGTCGCCGAACGCGTCAGCGCCCAGGCCCTGTTGCCGTACGTGCACCAGCGCTACGACGACGCGGCGCAGGTCCTGGACGGGCCCCCGCCGGACGAACCGTCGCCGGTCGAGCCGCCGGCCGACGGACCCTCGCTGGACGGGCCGTCCGAGGGGAGCCTCTGA